One window of Papaver somniferum cultivar HN1 chromosome 9, ASM357369v1, whole genome shotgun sequence genomic DNA carries:
- the LOC113308254 gene encoding uncharacterized protein LOC113308254 → MSRCGKSVASSSVRKKKDLSRKMLEKLVETFADAVKDKKKSSNAADLMEFKKVTGDNRNFCGTEEPTEAEKWLMGIEKVFDVLQTPGEKKVRLATYLFEGDAEHWWRSMKRVHDANNMCWEQFVELFFSKYFPPTPKALKYAEFVTLKQGNMTVTQLDKKFCELERYGVHLVETDELKARKLEDALKPWIRAQVVPLQHPTYDKVLGAALAIEAN, encoded by the coding sequence ATGTCGCGGTGTGGAAAATCTGTAGCCTCGAGCTCTGTGCGTAAGAAAAAGGATCTAAGTCGGAAAATGTTGGAAAAGTTAGTAGAAACGTTTGCCGATGCAGTTAAGGACAAAAAGAAGTCAAGCAATGCTGCTGACTTGATGGAATTCAAGAAGGTGACGGGTGATAACAGAAACTTTTGTGGGACGGAGGAGCCTACTGAAGCAGAAAAATGGTTGATGGGAATCGAGAAAGTGTTTGACGTATTGCAAACTCCGGGTGAGAAGAAGGTTCGACTTGCGACTTACTTGTTTGAGGGAGATGCCGAGCATTGGTGGAGATCTATGAAGCGTGTGCATGATGCGAACAACATGTGCTGGGAACAATTTGTGGAGCTATTTTTTAGTAAGTATTTCCCGCCAACACCTAAGGCACTGAAATATGCTGAATTTGTTACTTTGAAGCAAGGTAACATGACGGTTACTCAGTTAGATAAGAAATTTTGTGAACTCGAACGTTATGGAGTTCATCTCGTCGAAACCGATGAATTAAAGGCTCGAAAATTAGAAGACGCATTGAAGCCATGGATCCGTGCCCAAGTTGTTCCACTACAACACCCCACTTATGATAAGGTTTTGGGAGCCGCACTAGCAATTGAAGCCAACTAG